Part of the Pseudodesulfovibrio mercurii genome is shown below.
GCACGGGCTGCGGCGGCGTGTCGCCCATGCGCTGGGACGAGGTCATGGGGTTGACCGCCAAACGGAATTTCCAACCCGGCGAGGGCATCGAGCTGTGAAAATCTGCGTCTTCACCGGCACCAGGGCCGAATACGGCCTGCTCACCCCGCTCCTCAAGCGCATCCAGGACGACCCGGATACGGAACTGCGCCTGCTGGTCAGCGGCTCGCACCTGTCGGAGCGCCACGGGCACACCGTGGACGCCATCCGGGCCGACGGCTTCCCCATCGGGGCCGAGGTTCCCCTGCCGCTGAAGGACGACTCCCGGCTGGGCGTGGCCCTGGCCATGGGCGAGGCGGTGTCCGGCTGCGCCCGCGCGCTCGACGCCATCGCGCCCGACCTGCTGGTCCTGCTCGGCGACCGCTGGGAGTGCCTGGCCTGCGCCGAGGCGGCGGCCCTGCTGCGCATCCCCGTGGCCCACATCCACGGCGGCGAGACCACCGAGGGGGCCGTGGACGAACAGTTCCGCCACGCCGTGACCAAGCTCTCGCGCCTGCACTTCACCGCCTGCGAGGCCTACCGCCGCCGGGTCATCCAGCTGGGCGAATCCCCGTCCACGGTCTTCGACGTGGGCGCGCTGGGCGTGGAGAACGTCCGCACCGTGCCGCTCATGGACAGGCAGGCCCTGGAAGCGGACCTCGGCTTCGCCTTTGGCGAGCGATTCCTGCTGGTCACCTACCACCCGGCGACCCTGGCCGGGGACGGCGCGGCCGAGGCCGAGGCCTTCTTCGCCGGACTCGAGACCGTGCTGGCCGGGGACGAGACCCTGACCGCCGTGATCACCGGGGCCAACGCCGACCCCGGCGGCTCCCTGGTGGACGCCCGCGCCGCGGCGCTGCACGAGAAATTTCCCGGACGCACCCTGGTCACGCCCTCTCTGGGACTGGTCCGCTACCTGTCGGCCCTGCGGCTGTGCGCGGCCGTGGCCGGCAACTCCTCCTCCGGCATCCTGGAGGCCCCGAGCTTCGGGGTGCCCACGGTCAACGTGGGCGACCGCCAGAAGGGCCGAGTGCGGGCCGAGAGCGTCCTCGACTGCGCGCCCGCCCCGGAGGCCGTGGCCGGAGCCCTGCGGTTGGCCCTGTCGTCCGAGGGGGCGGCCGTTGCCAAGCGGGCCCGGAACCCGTATGAAAAAAAGGACACCAGCAGGCGCATGCTGGCTATCCTGAAACAGGGCGCGCCCGCGGGCGCCAAGCCCTTCTTCGACATCGACCACTGCCCATCCAAGGACTGAGGAATATAATGAAAAGTTGGAGAAACGCCATCATCCCGCTCTCGGCCACGGTCCGCGAGGCCGCCGAGACCCTGAACCGAACCTCCCTCCAGATCGTCATGCTCGCCGGGGAGGACGGCAGGCTCATGGGCGTGGTCACGGACGGCGACATCCGGCGCGGCCTGCTGGCGGGCAAGACCCTGGAATCCCCGGCGACCGAGATCATGGAAACCAAATTTTTCTCGGCCGTGCCCAGCGACGACCAGGCCGCCCTGCTCCGGACCATGCGCGAACGGAACATCCGCCAGGTGCCCCTGCTGGACCCCAACGGCCGGGTCATCGGCCTGCGCACCCTGTTCGACATTATCAGCCCGGCCAAACGGGACAACTGGGTGGTGCTCATGGCCGGGGGGTTGGGCCAGCGGCTGCGCCCCCTGACCGAGGACTGTCCCAAGCCGCTCCTGAACGTGGGCAACAAGCCTCTGCTCGAGACCATCCTGGACCAGTTCGCGGACTACGGCTTCGCCAGGTTCTACATCTCGGTCAACTACCGCGCGGACATGGTCGAGGAGTACTTCGGCGACGGCTCCAAGCGCGGCGTGGAGATCCGCTACCTGCGCGAGGACAGACAGCTCGGCACGGCCGGAGCCGTGGGCCTCATCGAGGACAAGCCGGACGCGCCCATCTTCGTCATGAACGGCGACCTGCTGACCAAGGTGGACTTCCCGGGCATGCTCGCCTTCCACCACGAACAGGGGGCCAAGGCGACCATGGCCGTGCGCCGCTTCGACATCCAGGTGCCCTACGGCGTGGTCAAGGTGGAGGATCACCGCATCGTCCGGCTCGAAGAGAAGCCGACCCACAAATTCTTCGTCAACGCGGGCATCTACGTGCTCGAACCGGACGTGGCCGCGGCCATCCCCGCCAACGAGTACCTGGACATGCCCAGCCTGTTCGGCAGGCTCATGGACCAGGGCGAGACCACGGCGGCCTTCCCCATCCACGAATACTGGATGGACATCGGCCGCAAGCAGGATTTCGACCAGGCCAATTGCGACTACGATCTGCACTTCCGCATGCGCAAGGAAGGCTAGCCCATGCACGCCCTGATCATCGGCTACGGCTCCATCGGAGCCCGGCACGCGCGCCTGCTCAAGGACATGGGCCATGCCGTGGCCTGCGTGACCCGCAACCGGGAGTGTCCCTACCCGACCTTTTCGAACATTCAAGCGGCGCTTGAAGAAACCGCGCCGGGCCTGGCCGTGATCTCCACGGCCACGGTGGAGCACGCCACGAACCTGCGCGCCCTGATCGAGGCCGGGTTCACGGGCCGCATCCTGGTGGAAAAGCCGCTCTTCGACCACCCGAAGGAACTTACTCCCGCGCCCGGCGACAACGTCTTCGTGGCCTACAACCTGCGCTTTCACCCCTTGGTCGCGCGCACACGGGAGCTGCTGGCCGGGCACACCATCCTGAACGCGCGCTTCGCCGTGGGCCAGTACCTGCCCGACTGGCGGCCGGGCACGGACTACACCAAGAGCTATTCGGCGAGCCGGGCCCGGGGAGGGGGCGTGCTGCGCGACCTGTCCCACGAGCTGGACCTGGCCCTGTACCTCCTGGGCGACTGGAAGCGTGCCACGGCCATGGGCGGGCACTACAGCGACCTGTCCATAGACTCGGACGACCAGTTCGCCGTGCTCATGGAGACCGCGCACTGCCCCGTGGTCGGGGTGCACATGGACTACCTCAGCCGGTCCGTGCACCGGGGGTACGACATCACCTGCGCGGACATGACCCTGCGGGCCGACTTCATGGCGGGCATGCTCACCGTGGACGGGACCATGGAGGAATTTCCCTCCGAGCGCGACGCGACCTACCGCCGCCAGCTGGAAGCCATGGCCGGGGACGACCCCACGCCGTGCACCTACGCCCAGGGACTGGCCCTGTGCGAACTGATCGAGACCCTGGAAACCTGCGCCGAAAAGCAGGTATGGATGACCGCGTCATGAAACGCTACGGATTCATTTTCGCCCGGGGCGGCTCCAAGGGCGTGCCCGGCAAGAACATCCGGCCGCTGAACGGGGTGCCGCTCATCGGCCACGCCATCCGCGCGGGCCGGGATTCCGGCCTGCTCGACCGGATCATCGTCTCCACGGACGACCCGAAGATCGCGGCCGTGGCCGAGGAGTACGGGGCCGAGGTCCCGTTCATGCGCCCGGCCGAACTGGCCCGCGACGACGCGCCCGAGTGGATGGCCTGGCGGCACGCGGTGGACGCCATGGAGGCCGAGGGCCACTTCGACCTGTTCGTCTCCCTGCCGTGCACCGCCCCCCTGCGCATCGGCCAGGACGTGCGCGACTGCATCGCACTGTTCGAACGCGGCGGCTGCGACATGGTGGTCACGGCCCGGCCCGCCGAGCGCCACCCGTCCTTCAACATGATCACCATGAACGACGACGGATTCGCCGCCATCGCCATGCCGCCGAGCGCGCGCATCACCCGCCGCCAGGACGCGCCGCCCATCTTCGACCTGACCACGGTCTGCTACGTGACCACCCCGAGTTTCATCAAACGGTACGAAGGCGCGTTCCAGGGACGCGTCAAGGCCGTGATCATCCCGCCCGAGCGCGCCCTGGACATCGACACCGAACAGGACTTCGCCTTTGCCGAATTCCTGATGGAGCGAAACAAATGAGGAACATCAAGGAGTTGGTGGACCTGACCGGCCGAACCGCCATGATCACCGGCGGGGCCGGGCACATCGGCCAGGCCTTTTGCGACGCCCTGGCCGAGGCCGGGGCCGACATCGCCGTCCTGGACATGGACGCGGACCGCGTGGAGGACACCGCCGTGCGCGTGGCCGAGGAGTGGTCGGTCAGGACCCTGGGGCTGACCCTGGACCTGGCGGACGAGGCCACCCTGGTCACGATGCCGGGCGAGGTGGCCGAAGCCCTCGGTTCCCTCGACATCCTGATCAACTGCGCCGCCTTCGTGGGCACCTCCAAGCTGACCGGCTGGGGCGTCCCCCTGGAGGAGCAGTCCGTGGCCACCTGGCGCGCGGCCCTGGAGACCAACCTGACCGCGCCGTTCGCCCTGACCCAGGCGGCCATCCCCTTTCTGCGCCGGACCGGGCACGGCTCGGTGGTGAACATCGGCTCCACCTACGGCGTGGTCGGCCCGGACATGTCCCTGTACGACGACACCAAGATGGGCAACCCGGCGGCCTACGGGGCGTCCAAGGGCGGCCTCATCCAGCTGACCCGCTACCTGGCCACGGTGCTGGCCCCGGACATCCGGGTCAACGCCATCAGCCCCGGCGGCGTGGCCCGGGGGCAGGACCCGAAATTCGTGGAGCGGTACGTGGCCAGGACCCCCATGGGCCGCATGGCCACCGAGGAGGACATGAAGGGCGCCCTGCTCTTCCTGGCCAGCGACCTGTCCGCCTACGTCACCGGCCAAAACCTGATGGTCGATGGCGGTTGGACGGCCTGGTAGCGTCCCGGTCGGACAGAGACCGTCAGCCGGGGGCCGGACGGCATCCCGTATCCGCCCCGCATCGAGCGGGAACCATGCCGTGGACGCCACGCGCGGGGGCCCGGCCGCAACGGGCGCTAAGTCCGCTCCGTCCCGAGCGTGTTTTCACCATTGTGGAAGAAAGAGGTGGAACGCAGGCTGAACGGCCTGCGCGCGGCCGAACCGAACTGCCGGAGGTGGATGTCAGGGCGTTGTGCCTGGACATCTTTCCGGTCACATCCCGACCGATCAGGGCGGCTACTTGTCCCGATTCTTGCGGTCGTCCTGGCGATTCTTGAAGGTGATGGACGCGAGACAGCCCGCCAGGCCGCCCAGGGCCACGGCCTTGCCCGGAGCCATCATGCCGGTCAGGCTGAAAAGATAGCCGATGGCGCAGCCCGCGATGATGCCCTTGGCCAGGACATCGATCCACCGCATGAATTCCCTGCCGTCGTCATCCATGATCCGCTCCGTGACTGGGTTGATGTTTGCTGTTGCCGGACGCGAACAATACCATTATCATCCGCTCTCGACCGCTGGCATATGACCATAAATCACAGCGGAAGACAAGGAATACCGGGCTCTTCAGCCCTGCGGGGCGGTCCGCGTATTTTTTCGGACATTCACTTGACATTGATTCTCAACATCACTATCAAGTGTGTGTCCGGCACTGCTGCCGGGAAAAACTTTGAGGGAATCCACATGCTCGACACCATCATCGTCGGGGCCATCGTTGCCGTAGCGGCCTTTTTCGTGGGCCGCAGGCTCCTGCGCTCCTTCTCGGCAAAGCACCCTTCCTGCGGCTGTAGCGGCTGCGGGCAGTCCGGTTCATGCTCCGGCATGAAGGACGGCCCGGACAGGCGCGATTGTTGCGGCCCCAGGTAATTTTTTTTGACGAAACGTTGAGAACAGTTCTCAACCAACGCTTTTGAGGATGCAAGAAAATGGCGCAAGACATGTGTTTACGCAAAGCCAGGGTCAATCAGAAACTCAAGATCCGCACGGTGACCGCTGAGGGCGAACTCGGCCGCCGCATCCGTGACCTGGGGCTCATCCCAGGCACCGAGGTCACGGTCATCGGCAAGGCTCCCCTGCGCGACCCCGTGGCCCTCCGGCTGCGCGACTTCACCCTGACCCTCCGCAACAGCGAGGCCGACCACATCACCGTCACCCCCCTGGAGGACTAGGCGCATGGGTAAATACACCATCGGCATCGCGGGCAATCCGAACTGCGGCAAGACCACCATGTTCAACGCCCTGACCGGGGCGCGGCAGCACGTGGCCAACTGGCCCGGCGTGACCGTCGAAAAGAAGATCGGCCACATCCACACGGGGGCCGACGACGTGGAGCTCGTGGACCTGCCCGGCACCTATTCCCTGACCGCCTACACCCAGGAGGAGCTGGTCGCCCGGAACTTCCTGGTGGAGGACCGTCCCCAGGCGGTCATCGACATCATGAACGCCGACGCGCTCGAACGGAACCTCTACCTGGCCGTGCAGATTTTGGAGCTCGGCGTGCCCCTCATCCTCGGCCTGAACATGATGGACGAGGTGCGCAAGTCCGGCAAACGCATCGACAGCGCGCGCCTGGAGGAGCTGTCCGGCTGCGCCGTGGTCGAGACCGTGGCCCGCTCGGGACAGGGAGCCCAGGAGCTGCTCCGCTCGACCATCGAGGTGGCCGAGAAGCACACCGGCGAGTGGAAGCCCCTGAACATCTCCTACGGCCCGGACCTCGACCCGGTCCTGCGCGAGATGGAGACGATCATCCGCGAGGCCGGGTTCCTGACCGACAAGGCGCCCGCCCGCTGGACCGGCATCAAGTACCTCGAACGCGACGAGGACGTCATCATCAAGGGCCGCATGGCCAACACCGCGCTCTCGGACAGGCTCGAGGCCATGGCCCGCGAGGTGGCCGACCACACCCAGAAGACCCTGAACATGCGGCCCGACGCGCTCATCGCCGACTACCGCTACGGGTTCATCGCCGCCATGATCAAGGACGTGGTCACCTACCCCGCCTCCAGCGCCGACCGCATCAGCCGGTCCGACAAGATGGACAAGGTCCTGACCCACCGGTTCCTCGGCCCTCTGATCATGCTCGGCATCGTCTATCTCATCTACGAGGTGACCTTCACCGTGGGCGAGATCCCCATGGGCTGGCTGGAATCCCTGTTCGGCCTGCTCGGCGACACGGCCACCCGGCTCATCCCCGAGGGGCACCTGCAATCGCTCATCGTCTCCGGCATCATCGACGGCGTGGGCGGCGTGCTCGGCTTCGTGCCGCTGATCATGTTCATGTTCCTGATGATCTCGGCCCTGGAGGACTCCGGCTACATCGCCCGCATGGCCTACATGCTCGACCGCATCTTCAAGGTCTTCGGCCTGCACGGCACCTCGGTGCTGCCCTTCATCGTCTCCGGCGGCATCGCGGGCGGCTGCGCCGTGCCCGGCGTCATGGCCACCCGCACCCTGCGCTCGCCCAAGGAGAAACTGGCCACCCTGTTCGTCACCCCGTACATGACCTGCGGGGCCAAGGTGCCCGTCTTCCTCATGCTCGCCGCCGCCTTCTTCCCCGAGGACTCGGCCACCATCATGCTGGTCATCACCCTGTCCGCCTGGGCCATGGCCCTGCTCGTGGCCCGGCTGCTGCGCTCCACGGTCATCCGTGGCGCGTCCACCCCGTTCGTCATGGAGCTGCCGCCCTACCGCATGCCCACCCTCCAGGGCGTGCTCATCCACACCTGGGAGCGGACCTGGGAATACGCCAAGAAGGCCGGCACCGTGATCCTGGGCATCTCCATCCTCATCTGGGCCATGATGACCTTCCCCGAACTGCCCGCCGACCGCGTGGCCCAGTACGAGGCACAGCGCGCCGCGGCGCAGAGCGAGGAGCAGGTCACCGCCATCGACAACGCCCAGGCCGAGGAGGCCGTCCGCCACACCCTCGCGGGCCGCATCGGCACCGCC
Proteins encoded:
- the neuC gene encoding UDP-N-acetylglucosamine 2-epimerase; translated protein: MKICVFTGTRAEYGLLTPLLKRIQDDPDTELRLLVSGSHLSERHGHTVDAIRADGFPIGAEVPLPLKDDSRLGVALAMGEAVSGCARALDAIAPDLLVLLGDRWECLACAEAAALLRIPVAHIHGGETTEGAVDEQFRHAVTKLSRLHFTACEAYRRRVIQLGESPSTVFDVGALGVENVRTVPLMDRQALEADLGFAFGERFLLVTYHPATLAGDGAAEAEAFFAGLETVLAGDETLTAVITGANADPGGSLVDARAAALHEKFPGRTLVTPSLGLVRYLSALRLCAAVAGNSSSGILEAPSFGVPTVNVGDRQKGRVRAESVLDCAPAPEAVAGALRLALSSEGAAVAKRARNPYEKKDTSRRMLAILKQGAPAGAKPFFDIDHCPSKD
- a CDS encoding nucleotidyltransferase family protein, whose translation is MKSWRNAIIPLSATVREAAETLNRTSLQIVMLAGEDGRLMGVVTDGDIRRGLLAGKTLESPATEIMETKFFSAVPSDDQAALLRTMRERNIRQVPLLDPNGRVIGLRTLFDIISPAKRDNWVVLMAGGLGQRLRPLTEDCPKPLLNVGNKPLLETILDQFADYGFARFYISVNYRADMVEEYFGDGSKRGVEIRYLREDRQLGTAGAVGLIEDKPDAPIFVMNGDLLTKVDFPGMLAFHHEQGAKATMAVRRFDIQVPYGVVKVEDHRIVRLEEKPTHKFFVNAGIYVLEPDVAAAIPANEYLDMPSLFGRLMDQGETTAAFPIHEYWMDIGRKQDFDQANCDYDLHFRMRKEG
- a CDS encoding Gfo/Idh/MocA family protein, which codes for MHALIIGYGSIGARHARLLKDMGHAVACVTRNRECPYPTFSNIQAALEETAPGLAVISTATVEHATNLRALIEAGFTGRILVEKPLFDHPKELTPAPGDNVFVAYNLRFHPLVARTRELLAGHTILNARFAVGQYLPDWRPGTDYTKSYSASRARGGGVLRDLSHELDLALYLLGDWKRATAMGGHYSDLSIDSDDQFAVLMETAHCPVVGVHMDYLSRSVHRGYDITCADMTLRADFMAGMLTVDGTMEEFPSERDATYRRQLEAMAGDDPTPCTYAQGLALCELIETLETCAEKQVWMTAS
- a CDS encoding cytidylyltransferase domain-containing protein → MKRYGFIFARGGSKGVPGKNIRPLNGVPLIGHAIRAGRDSGLLDRIIVSTDDPKIAAVAEEYGAEVPFMRPAELARDDAPEWMAWRHAVDAMEAEGHFDLFVSLPCTAPLRIGQDVRDCIALFERGGCDMVVTARPAERHPSFNMITMNDDGFAAIAMPPSARITRRQDAPPIFDLTTVCYVTTPSFIKRYEGAFQGRVKAVIIPPERALDIDTEQDFAFAEFLMERNK
- a CDS encoding SDR family oxidoreductase; this translates as MRNIKELVDLTGRTAMITGGAGHIGQAFCDALAEAGADIAVLDMDADRVEDTAVRVAEEWSVRTLGLTLDLADEATLVTMPGEVAEALGSLDILINCAAFVGTSKLTGWGVPLEEQSVATWRAALETNLTAPFALTQAAIPFLRRTGHGSVVNIGSTYGVVGPDMSLYDDTKMGNPAAYGASKGGLIQLTRYLATVLAPDIRVNAISPGGVARGQDPKFVERYVARTPMGRMATEEDMKGALLFLASDLSAYVTGQNLMVDGGWTAW
- a CDS encoding FeoB-associated Cys-rich membrane protein — protein: MLDTIIVGAIVAVAAFFVGRRLLRSFSAKHPSCGCSGCGQSGSCSGMKDGPDRRDCCGPR
- a CDS encoding FeoA family protein — its product is MAQDMCLRKARVNQKLKIRTVTAEGELGRRIRDLGLIPGTEVTVIGKAPLRDPVALRLRDFTLTLRNSEADHITVTPLED
- the feoB gene encoding ferrous iron transport protein B, translating into MGKYTIGIAGNPNCGKTTMFNALTGARQHVANWPGVTVEKKIGHIHTGADDVELVDLPGTYSLTAYTQEELVARNFLVEDRPQAVIDIMNADALERNLYLAVQILELGVPLILGLNMMDEVRKSGKRIDSARLEELSGCAVVETVARSGQGAQELLRSTIEVAEKHTGEWKPLNISYGPDLDPVLREMETIIREAGFLTDKAPARWTGIKYLERDEDVIIKGRMANTALSDRLEAMAREVADHTQKTLNMRPDALIADYRYGFIAAMIKDVVTYPASSADRISRSDKMDKVLTHRFLGPLIMLGIVYLIYEVTFTVGEIPMGWLESLFGLLGDTATRLIPEGHLQSLIVSGIIDGVGGVLGFVPLIMFMFLMISALEDSGYIARMAYMLDRIFKVFGLHGTSVLPFIVSGGIAGGCAVPGVMATRTLRSPKEKLATLFVTPYMTCGAKVPVFLMLAAAFFPEDSATIMLVITLSAWAMALLVARLLRSTVIRGASTPFVMELPPYRMPTLQGVLIHTWERTWEYAKKAGTVILGISILIWAMMTFPELPADRVAQYEAQRAAAQSEEQVTAIDNAQAEEAVRHTLAGRIGTALEPVTELAGFNWRVNIALTGGFAAKEVIVSTLGTAYSLGEVDAEESQPLSDRLVADPAFSPATAIALIIFTMLYAPCFVTVVTMARESSWRWAAFSVVGSTTLAFVMAVLAYNVSKAFL